A genomic segment from Odontesthes bonariensis isolate fOdoBon6 chromosome 8, fOdoBon6.hap1, whole genome shotgun sequence encodes:
- the recql gene encoding ATP-dependent DNA helicase Q1 isoform X2 gives MDVGGGTNDVQAELDSVETELELVELQLAELLEKQTELTARKNALLEQLEDACNAAHPSSSSSSASSKSSGAKSVMSKEEMQRYDGTDFLWSREVEQHLKDSFQLSKFRPLQLRAINLTLAGRDLFLVMPTGRGKSLCYQLPAVYSKGFTLVVTPLVSLMEDQVMYLKSIDVSAVMLNASSSKEHAKAVLAGMTDPKAPHKLVYVTPEKIAKSKLLMSRLEKAYKADLLSRIAVDEVHCCSQWGHDFRPDYKLLGILKRQFPKVPLLGLTATATSSVLKDCEKILCVTQPITLTASFNRTSLYYEVRIKDSDNDASISDITSLIKARYKDQSGIVYVFSQKDAESVAAELQKRDILAYPYHGNMDPSDKSRVHRKWSSNKIQVVVATVAFGMGIDKPDVRFVIHHTISKSIENYYQESGRAGRDDHPADCIVYFGFADIFRISTMVVMENVGQQKLLQMVEYCQNLDRCRRSLMAVHFDEVWDDEDCNQMCDTCRHAKGYTNVDITQYAKEVVQIVELATSMDERLTPLKLVEAWMGRGPAKRRKMIQTTTMSRPQVEAVIVRLLLQGYLREDFSFTPYTTYFYVKLGRKAPLLKNKTHALHMKMWTTQAGPAVAKAASGQGKSKEPKRSGQSAGDSHVSKKVKTELS, from the exons ATGGATGTTGGTGGTGGAACTAATG ATGTGCAGGCAGAGCTCGACTCGGTGGAGACTGAGCTGGAGCTGGTGGAGCTGCAGCTCGCAGAGCTCCTGGAAAAGCAGACTGAGCTGACTGCTAGGAAGAATGCGCTGCTGGAGCAGCTGGAGGATGCCTGCAATGCCGCACATCCAtcatcctcttcatcctcagcttcctCAAAGTCATCAGGGGCTAAGTCGGTAATGAGCAAGGAGGAGATGCAGCGCTATGATGGGACAG ATTTTCTGTGGTCCAGAGAGGTGGAGCAGCACCTGAAGGACTCATTCCAGCTCTCCAAGTTCAGACCGCTGCAGCTGAGAGCTATCAACCTCACCCTGGCAGGAAGGGATCTGTTCCTGGTGATGCCTACGGGAAGAGGAAAGAGTCTCTGCTACCAGCTGCCTGCAGTCTACTCCAAGG GTTTCACACTAGTTGTCACACCCCTCGTGTCTCTGATGGAGGACCAGGTCATGTACCTGAAGTCCATTGACGTGTCGGCAGTCATGCTGAATGCGTCCAGCAGCAAG GAGCATGCAAAGGCAGTCTTGGCTGGAATGACGGATCCAAAGGCTCCCCACAAGCTGGTTTATGTAACTCCTGAGAAGATTGCCAAGAGCAAGCTGCTAATGTCTCGTCTGGAGAAAGCCTACAAAGCAGACCTGCTCAGTCGCATAGCTGTGGATGAGGTGCACTGCTGCAGCCAGTGGGGACATGACTTCCGACCAG ATTATAAGCTCCTGGGCATCCTGAAGAGGCAGTTCCCCAAAGTCCCTTTGCTCGGCCTCACAGCCACAGCAACCAGCAGTGTCCTCAAGGACTGTGAGAAGATCCTATGTGTGACACAGCCAATCACACTCACTGCCTCTTTTAATCGAACCAGTCTCTATTACGAG GTTCGCATTAAAGACTCCGACAACGATGCATCGATAAGTGATATTACCTCACTGATCAAGGCCAGATACAAGGACCAGTCAG GGATCGTGTATGTGTTCTCTCAAAAGGATGCGGAGTCTGTGGCAGCTGAACTCCAGAAAAGAGACATCCTGGCGTATCCCTACCACGGTAACATGGACCCTTCAGACAAGTCCCGGGTTCACCGCAAATGGAGCTCCAACAAAATCCAG GTGGTGGTAGCCACAGTGGCGTTCGGCATGGGCATTGACAAACCTGATGTGAGATTCGTTATCCACCACACCATCAGCAAATCCATCGAGAACTACTACCAAGAGAGTGGACGCGCAG GCCGAGACGACCACCCGGCAGACTGCATCGTCTATTTTGGCTTTGCTGATATCTTCAGGATCAGCACCATGGTGGTAATGGAGAACGTTGGTCAGcagaagctgctgcagatggTTGAATACTGCCAGAATCTTGACAG GTGTCGGCGCTCTCTCATGGCTGTTCACTTTGATGAGGTGTGGGACGATGAAGATTGTAACCAGATGTGTGATACTTGCCGCCATGCAAAAG GCTACACTAATGTGGACATAACTCAGTATGCCAAGGAGGTGGTGCAGATTGTGGAGCTGGCGACCTCCATGGATGAGAGACTGACACCACTGAAGCTGGTGGAGGCTTGGATGGGGAGAGGCCCCGCCAAGCGCAGGAAGATGATTCAGACCACAACGATGTCTCGGCCGCAGGTCGAAGCTGTGATAGTCCGCTTGCTTCTGCAGGGATACCTCAG AGAGGATTTCAGCTTCACTCCATACACCACCTACTTCTATGTGAAACTGGGCCGCAAAGCTCCCCTGCTGAAGAACAAGACCCACGCACTCCACATGAAAATGTGGACAACACAGGCGGGACCTGCTGTG GCAAAAGCTGCAAGTGGCCAGGGCAAATCCAAAGAGCCAAAGAGGTCAGGTCAGAGCGCTGGAGACTCCCATGTGTCCAAGAAAGTCAAGACAGAGCTTTCCTAG
- the recql gene encoding ATP-dependent DNA helicase Q1 isoform X1, translated as MDVGGGTNDVQAELDSVETELELVELQLAELLEKQTELTARKNALLEQLEDACNAAHPSSSSSSASSKSSGAKSVMSKEEMQRYDGTDFLWSREVEQHLKDSFQLSKFRPLQLRAINLTLAGRDLFLVMPTGRGKSLCYQLPAVYSKGFTLVVTPLVSLMEDQVMYLKSIDVSAVMLNASSSKEHAKAVLAGMTDPKAPHKLVYVTPEKIAKSKLLMSRLEKAYKADLLSRIAVDEVHCCSQWGHDFRPDYKLLGILKRQFPKVPLLGLTATATSSVLKDCEKILCVTQPITLTASFNRTSLYYEVRIKDSDNDASISDITSLIKARYKDQSGIVYVFSQKDAESVAAELQKRDILAYPYHGNMDPSDKSRVHRKWSSNKIQVVVATVAFGMGIDKPDVRFVIHHTISKSIENYYQESGRAGRDDHPADCIVYFGFADIFRISTMVVMENVGQQKLLQMVEYCQNLDRCRRSLMAVHFDEVWDDEDCNQMCDTCRHAKGYTNVDITQYAKEVVQIVELATSMDERLTPLKLVEAWMGRGPAKRRKMIQTTTMSRPQVEAVIVRLLLQGYLREDFSFTPYTTYFYVKLGRKAPLLKNKTHALHMKMWTTQAGPAVDTSAVTASEEEVTVTFERNSCPPPPKPKPFKEQRNLSRKRELKPVGQTDGAETQLPDGCGEKEEAVESPVISQQEVEEDVETDRVYNAGIGDNQRTRSHHNKHCSKNKSCSCQRVRRKPCFHAAAAAEHSPCDSPAPTVASSPSQASIISDTAAEELCDLRNYYSKQLQRINYASLEQLRQPAEPGVLWCIREPLRSLRLPRRGTIAQSARSLWTRVSGRRQLLHR; from the exons ATGGATGTTGGTGGTGGAACTAATG ATGTGCAGGCAGAGCTCGACTCGGTGGAGACTGAGCTGGAGCTGGTGGAGCTGCAGCTCGCAGAGCTCCTGGAAAAGCAGACTGAGCTGACTGCTAGGAAGAATGCGCTGCTGGAGCAGCTGGAGGATGCCTGCAATGCCGCACATCCAtcatcctcttcatcctcagcttcctCAAAGTCATCAGGGGCTAAGTCGGTAATGAGCAAGGAGGAGATGCAGCGCTATGATGGGACAG ATTTTCTGTGGTCCAGAGAGGTGGAGCAGCACCTGAAGGACTCATTCCAGCTCTCCAAGTTCAGACCGCTGCAGCTGAGAGCTATCAACCTCACCCTGGCAGGAAGGGATCTGTTCCTGGTGATGCCTACGGGAAGAGGAAAGAGTCTCTGCTACCAGCTGCCTGCAGTCTACTCCAAGG GTTTCACACTAGTTGTCACACCCCTCGTGTCTCTGATGGAGGACCAGGTCATGTACCTGAAGTCCATTGACGTGTCGGCAGTCATGCTGAATGCGTCCAGCAGCAAG GAGCATGCAAAGGCAGTCTTGGCTGGAATGACGGATCCAAAGGCTCCCCACAAGCTGGTTTATGTAACTCCTGAGAAGATTGCCAAGAGCAAGCTGCTAATGTCTCGTCTGGAGAAAGCCTACAAAGCAGACCTGCTCAGTCGCATAGCTGTGGATGAGGTGCACTGCTGCAGCCAGTGGGGACATGACTTCCGACCAG ATTATAAGCTCCTGGGCATCCTGAAGAGGCAGTTCCCCAAAGTCCCTTTGCTCGGCCTCACAGCCACAGCAACCAGCAGTGTCCTCAAGGACTGTGAGAAGATCCTATGTGTGACACAGCCAATCACACTCACTGCCTCTTTTAATCGAACCAGTCTCTATTACGAG GTTCGCATTAAAGACTCCGACAACGATGCATCGATAAGTGATATTACCTCACTGATCAAGGCCAGATACAAGGACCAGTCAG GGATCGTGTATGTGTTCTCTCAAAAGGATGCGGAGTCTGTGGCAGCTGAACTCCAGAAAAGAGACATCCTGGCGTATCCCTACCACGGTAACATGGACCCTTCAGACAAGTCCCGGGTTCACCGCAAATGGAGCTCCAACAAAATCCAG GTGGTGGTAGCCACAGTGGCGTTCGGCATGGGCATTGACAAACCTGATGTGAGATTCGTTATCCACCACACCATCAGCAAATCCATCGAGAACTACTACCAAGAGAGTGGACGCGCAG GCCGAGACGACCACCCGGCAGACTGCATCGTCTATTTTGGCTTTGCTGATATCTTCAGGATCAGCACCATGGTGGTAATGGAGAACGTTGGTCAGcagaagctgctgcagatggTTGAATACTGCCAGAATCTTGACAG GTGTCGGCGCTCTCTCATGGCTGTTCACTTTGATGAGGTGTGGGACGATGAAGATTGTAACCAGATGTGTGATACTTGCCGCCATGCAAAAG GCTACACTAATGTGGACATAACTCAGTATGCCAAGGAGGTGGTGCAGATTGTGGAGCTGGCGACCTCCATGGATGAGAGACTGACACCACTGAAGCTGGTGGAGGCTTGGATGGGGAGAGGCCCCGCCAAGCGCAGGAAGATGATTCAGACCACAACGATGTCTCGGCCGCAGGTCGAAGCTGTGATAGTCCGCTTGCTTCTGCAGGGATACCTCAG AGAGGATTTCAGCTTCACTCCATACACCACCTACTTCTATGTGAAACTGGGCCGCAAAGCTCCCCTGCTGAAGAACAAGACCCACGCACTCCACATGAAAATGTGGACAACACAGGCGGGACCTGCTGTG GACACGTCGGCTGTTACAGCCAGCGAGGAGGAGGTCACTGTGACCTTTGAGAGGAACAGCTGCCCCCCACCACCCAAACCGAAACCTTTTAAGGAACAGAGGAACCTGTCCAGGAAACGAGAGCTGAAGCCAGTTGGCCAGACAGACGGAGCAGAAACCCAGCTACCTGACGGATGTGGAGAGAAGGAGGAAGCTGTGGAGAGTCCGGTCATATcccaacaggaggtggaggaggatgtTGAAACTGACAGAGTATATAATGCGGGTATTGGTGACAATCAGAGAACACGGTCGCATCACAATAAACATTGTTCcaaaaacaaatcctgcagcTGTCAGAGGGTCAGGAGGAAACCCTGTTttcatgctgctgctgcagctgagcACTCTCCATGCGACAGCCCCGCCCCCACTGTGGCCAGCTCTCCATCCCAGGCCTCCATCATCTCCGACACAGCAGCCGAGGAGCTCTGCGACCTCAGGAACTACTACAGCAAGCAGCTCCAAAGAATAAACTACGCTTCCCTGGAGCAGCTGCGGCAGCCTGCAGAGCCGGGGGTGCTGTGGTGCATCAGGGAGCCTCTGAGGAGCCTCCGCCTGCCCCGCAGGGGGACCATCGCTCAGAGCGCCCGCAGCCTGTGGACACGGGTCAGTGGCAGGAGGCAGCTGCTCCACCGCTGA